Proteins from a genomic interval of Mycolicibacterium grossiae:
- a CDS encoding ABC transporter ATP-binding protein, translated as MTLTSERSTGTAAELRGVDKWYGDHHVLVDVSLRIATGEIVALIGRSGSGKSTVLRVLAGLTDDHGGERVVAGAPALAFQEPRLFPWRDVRTNVAYGLTRARLRRSEVLARAEAALTDVGLADRADAWPVTLSGGQAQRVSLARALVAEPQLLLLDEPFGALDALTRLTMRALLLDLWRQHRFGVLLVTHDVDEAVALADRVVVLEAGRIVHTLDVADVRRPPGDPSADTERDRATLLDHLGVQF; from the coding sequence GTGACCCTCACCTCCGAACGCTCCACCGGCACCGCCGCCGAACTGCGCGGCGTCGACAAGTGGTACGGCGACCACCACGTCCTCGTCGACGTGTCGCTCCGCATCGCCACCGGCGAGATCGTCGCCCTGATCGGCCGCAGCGGATCGGGCAAGTCGACCGTGCTGCGCGTCCTCGCCGGCCTGACCGACGACCACGGCGGCGAACGCGTCGTCGCCGGGGCGCCGGCGCTCGCCTTCCAGGAACCGCGGCTGTTCCCGTGGCGCGACGTCCGCACCAACGTCGCCTACGGCTTGACCCGGGCGCGGCTGCGCAGGTCCGAGGTCTTGGCCCGAGCCGAGGCCGCTCTCACCGACGTCGGCCTGGCCGACCGCGCCGACGCCTGGCCGGTCACGCTGTCGGGCGGTCAGGCGCAACGGGTCTCGCTGGCACGAGCGCTCGTCGCCGAGCCGCAGCTGCTGCTGCTCGACGAACCGTTCGGTGCCCTCGACGCGCTGACCCGGCTGACGATGCGCGCACTGCTGCTCGACCTGTGGCGCCAACACCGCTTCGGGGTGCTGCTGGTCACCCACGACGTCGACGAGGCGGTCGCCCTCGCCGACCGGGTGGTCGTCCTCGAGGCCGGCCGCATCGTGCACACCCTCGACGTCGCCGACGTGCGCCGCCCGCCCGGTGATCCGTCCGCCGACACCGAACGCGACCGCGCCACGCTGCTCGACCACCTCGGCGTCCAGTTCTGA
- a CDS encoding class I SAM-dependent methyltransferase, which produces MDRHVLTMVAIIDSVQRERGVRGGVAEIGVHQGKFFIGLHLLQRRSEKSVAIDVFDDQELNIDKSGRGNLRRFRRNLRVWSSEGEVVIKKGDSTKLTPEALGELADGRIRLFSVDGGHTEDIVLSDMRLADAVLAEGGVVVADDVFNQAWPGVAGGTMRYLDGDANLVPFAVGFNKVLFTQPEHVESYQGALVAQFEDRPWRLTHKRSTFAGHSVVVLGPRSVGDLLFRNEQAEDFWRDTYRSVVDGARRRRQSLVAGGTHTGSGH; this is translated from the coding sequence ATGGATCGGCACGTGCTGACCATGGTCGCCATCATCGACTCGGTGCAGCGCGAGCGCGGTGTTCGTGGTGGAGTCGCCGAGATCGGCGTCCACCAGGGCAAGTTCTTCATCGGCCTGCACCTTCTGCAGAGACGCAGCGAGAAGTCCGTGGCCATCGACGTGTTCGACGACCAGGAACTGAACATCGACAAGTCGGGTCGCGGGAATCTGCGCCGGTTCCGTAGGAACCTTCGGGTCTGGTCATCGGAAGGCGAGGTGGTGATCAAAAAGGGCGACTCGACCAAACTCACGCCGGAGGCGCTCGGCGAACTGGCCGACGGTCGCATCCGCCTCTTCAGCGTCGACGGAGGACACACCGAGGACATCGTGCTGAGCGACATGCGCCTGGCCGACGCCGTACTCGCGGAGGGCGGCGTCGTCGTCGCGGACGACGTCTTCAATCAGGCGTGGCCCGGAGTGGCCGGCGGCACGATGCGGTACCTGGACGGAGACGCCAACCTCGTGCCCTTCGCCGTCGGGTTCAACAAGGTGTTGTTCACTCAGCCCGAGCACGTCGAGAGCTATCAGGGTGCACTGGTCGCGCAGTTCGAGGACCGACCGTGGCGCCTGACTCACAAGCGTTCGACCTTCGCCGGCCATTCCGTCGTCGTCCTCGGACCGCGCTCGGTGGGGGACCTGCTGTTCCGCAACGAACAGGCCGAGGACTTCTGGCGTGACACCTACCGCTCCGTCGTCGACGGCGCGCGACGTCGTCGTCAGTCCCTCGTAGCTGGCGGCACGCACACGGGGTCGGGCCACTAG
- a CDS encoding LLM class flavin-dependent oxidoreductase, which yields MTSTAKFHWFLPTSGDSRSIVGSSHASSQQSVPDGYRPPTRRYLAEIARAADRLGFEGVLTPTGTWCEDAWLTASALLAETERLKFLVAFRPGLVPPTLAAQQAATLQRFSEGRVLLNIVTGGDDLEQRRFGDWLDHDERYARTGEFLHLVRSIWRGEPVDFTGEHYRVADARVSTPPDPLPRIYFGGSSPAALPIAAEYVDTYLTWGEPPSDAAAKITRVRDLAAERGREIRFGIRLHTISRDTSEAAWAVAHQLVAELDPEHVAKQTALHAKSQSEGQRRMTALHGGKLDQLEIYPNLWAGVGLVRGGAGTALVGSHQEVADLIYEYHSVGFDEFILSGYPHLEEAYWFAEGVLPLLRHKGVA from the coding sequence GTGACAAGCACGGCCAAGTTCCATTGGTTCCTGCCCACCAGTGGCGACAGCCGCTCCATCGTCGGGTCGTCGCACGCCTCGTCGCAGCAGTCCGTCCCCGACGGTTACCGGCCACCGACCCGCCGCTACCTCGCGGAGATCGCCCGCGCCGCCGACCGGCTCGGCTTCGAAGGCGTCCTCACGCCCACCGGAACTTGGTGCGAGGACGCCTGGTTGACCGCGTCGGCGCTGCTCGCCGAGACCGAGCGACTCAAGTTCCTGGTGGCCTTCCGGCCCGGGCTGGTGCCACCCACACTGGCCGCCCAGCAGGCCGCCACCCTGCAGCGGTTCTCCGAGGGACGCGTGCTGCTCAACATCGTCACCGGCGGCGACGACCTGGAGCAACGCCGGTTCGGCGACTGGCTCGACCACGACGAGCGCTACGCGCGTACGGGGGAGTTCCTGCACCTCGTCCGGTCGATCTGGCGCGGCGAGCCCGTCGACTTCACCGGCGAGCACTACCGGGTGGCCGACGCGCGGGTGTCCACGCCGCCGGATCCGTTGCCGCGCATCTACTTCGGCGGCTCCTCACCGGCAGCGCTGCCGATCGCCGCAGAGTACGTCGACACCTACCTCACCTGGGGCGAACCGCCGTCGGATGCCGCCGCGAAGATCACCAGGGTCCGCGACCTCGCCGCCGAACGCGGCCGAGAGATCCGGTTCGGCATCCGGTTGCACACCATCAGCCGCGACACCTCGGAGGCCGCCTGGGCCGTCGCCCACCAGCTGGTCGCCGAACTCGATCCGGAGCACGTCGCGAAACAGACCGCGCTGCATGCGAAGTCGCAATCCGAGGGGCAGCGCCGGATGACCGCGCTGCACGGCGGCAAGCTCGACCAGCTGGAGATCTACCCCAACCTGTGGGCCGGCGTCGGGCTCGTCCGCGGCGGCGCGGGCACCGCGCTGGTCGGCAGCCACCAGGAGGTCGCCGACCTGATCTACGAGTACCACTCGGTCGGGTTCGACGAATTCATCCTGTCCGGCTACCCGCACCTCGAGGAGGCGTACTGGTTCGCCGAGGGCGTGCTGCCACTGTTGCGACACAAGGGCGTCGCCTGA
- a CDS encoding carboxylesterase/lipase family protein — protein MHERTVRVTIDSGTIEGFTRDGVHRWRSVPYARPPVGRLRYRAPQPPQPWRGVRYCHGYAYCAPQDRKYTLTGVNKYQPMSEDCLTLNVVTPEHSDGGPLPVMVFIHGGGYILGSSATPIYDGAALARRGCVYVSVNYRLGPLGCLDLSSLSTADDPIDDNLFLRDLVLALQWVQRNAAAFGGDADNVTIFGESAGAHAVATLLATPSAAGLFHRAIAESPASGMAGSAEVAAAFAEDFTKLLGVAPADGAATVMSASPRTLVKALDQLMIDGMKAMRGAFPVGPTYDTDMLPKDPVAAMRDGDAHRVPLIVGTNKSEGRLFTRFLQLLPTTEPAIEMLLADSDIEVRERITKAYPGYPSAAACVRLGGDFAFGTAAWQIAEAHSRYQPTYVYRYDYAPRTFHWSGLGATHATELFAVFDVYRTRFGALLTAAADQRSARRVSNDVQNRWRSFSRSGVPGEGWPVYDTADRPVLVFDRRTRVENDPSPERRRAWEGFTLTAH, from the coding sequence ATGCACGAGCGCACGGTTCGCGTGACGATCGACAGCGGCACCATCGAGGGCTTCACCCGTGACGGCGTCCATCGGTGGCGTTCGGTCCCATACGCGCGGCCCCCGGTGGGACGGCTGCGCTACCGGGCGCCGCAACCCCCGCAGCCGTGGCGCGGCGTACGGTACTGCCACGGTTACGCCTACTGCGCGCCGCAGGACCGGAAGTACACGCTCACCGGGGTCAACAAGTACCAACCGATGAGCGAGGACTGCCTGACGCTCAACGTCGTGACGCCCGAGCACTCCGACGGCGGCCCGCTGCCGGTGATGGTGTTCATCCACGGCGGCGGCTACATCCTGGGCAGTTCGGCCACCCCGATCTACGACGGTGCCGCACTCGCCCGGCGCGGCTGCGTCTACGTCTCGGTCAACTACCGCCTCGGGCCGCTGGGCTGCCTAGACCTCTCCTCGCTGTCCACCGCCGACGACCCGATCGACGACAACCTCTTCCTGCGCGACCTGGTACTGGCCCTGCAGTGGGTGCAGCGCAATGCGGCGGCGTTCGGCGGCGACGCGGACAACGTGACGATCTTCGGGGAGAGCGCCGGCGCGCACGCCGTCGCCACGCTGCTCGCCACGCCGTCGGCGGCCGGACTGTTCCACCGCGCCATCGCCGAGAGTCCCGCGAGCGGCATGGCGGGCAGCGCCGAGGTGGCCGCCGCGTTCGCCGAGGACTTCACGAAACTGCTCGGCGTGGCGCCCGCGGACGGCGCGGCCACCGTGATGTCGGCGAGCCCGCGGACGCTCGTCAAGGCACTCGATCAGCTGATGATCGACGGCATGAAGGCCATGCGCGGCGCCTTCCCCGTCGGGCCCACGTACGACACCGACATGCTGCCCAAGGACCCGGTTGCGGCGATGCGCGACGGCGACGCGCACCGGGTGCCCCTGATCGTCGGCACCAACAAGTCCGAGGGGCGGCTGTTCACCCGCTTCCTACAGCTGCTGCCGACCACCGAGCCCGCCATCGAGATGCTGCTGGCCGACAGCGACATCGAGGTCCGGGAGCGGATCACCAAGGCCTACCCCGGTTATCCCAGCGCGGCGGCGTGCGTACGGCTCGGCGGCGACTTCGCGTTCGGCACCGCGGCGTGGCAGATCGCCGAGGCGCACTCCCGGTACCAACCGACCTACGTCTACCGCTACGACTATGCGCCGCGGACGTTCCACTGGTCGGGCCTCGGCGCGACGCACGCCACCGAGCTGTTCGCGGTGTTCGACGTCTACCGGACGCGCTTCGGCGCGCTGCTCACCGCGGCCGCCGATCAACGGTCCGCGCGGCGCGTGAGCAACGACGTGCAGAACCGCTGGCGGTCCTTCAGCCGCTCCGGCGTCCCGGGGGAGGGCTGGCCCGTCTACGACACCGCCGACCGGCCCGTCCTGGTGTTCGACCGACGCACCCGCGTCGAGAACGACCCGAGCCCCGAACGGCGTCGCGCATGGGAGGGCTTCACCCTCACCGCGCACTGA
- a CDS encoding alpha/beta fold hydrolase, translating to MWRFGGFALDTARYELRHGDDVIRVEPQVFDVLTHLVRHHDRFVTKEELFDTVWGGRFVGEAALTSRIKAARRALGDDGESQRFIRTVRGRGYQFVAALDGAVSAPPIAVAASAPPPRQHIAFCRAADGVRLAYAVAGEGPPLVRAANWMTHLGYDIESPVWRHWVRDLAAHNRFIRYDERGCGLSDWEAGAFGFDDWVTDLETVVDALGLERFPLLGVSQGGAVAVAYAAKHPEQVTRLVLCGAYARGRGVRAVNDEERRAAALDLDLARVGWGRDDPAFRQVFAAQFLPDGTRADWEAFDHLQRRTTSSENAVRFLSEFGRIDVRDLAQAVRCPTLIMHSREDHRVPMRYGEELAALIPDSRLVALESNNHLLTETEPAWAVFRDEVAAFLAAG from the coding sequence GTGTGGCGCTTCGGTGGCTTCGCGCTCGACACCGCCCGCTACGAACTGCGCCACGGCGACGACGTGATCCGCGTCGAGCCGCAGGTGTTCGACGTCCTCACCCACCTGGTGCGCCACCACGACAGGTTCGTCACCAAGGAGGAGTTGTTCGACACCGTGTGGGGCGGCCGCTTCGTCGGCGAGGCCGCACTCACCAGTCGCATCAAGGCCGCCCGTCGCGCGCTCGGCGACGACGGGGAGTCGCAGCGCTTCATCCGCACCGTCCGCGGGCGCGGCTATCAGTTCGTCGCCGCCCTCGACGGTGCCGTGTCCGCGCCGCCTATCGCCGTCGCCGCGTCGGCGCCACCGCCGCGCCAACACATCGCGTTCTGCCGCGCGGCCGACGGCGTGCGATTGGCGTACGCCGTCGCGGGGGAGGGCCCGCCGTTGGTCCGTGCCGCGAACTGGATGACCCACCTCGGGTACGACATCGAGAGCCCGGTGTGGCGGCACTGGGTGCGCGACCTCGCCGCCCACAACCGGTTCATCCGCTACGACGAGCGTGGCTGCGGGCTGTCGGACTGGGAGGCCGGCGCGTTCGGCTTCGACGACTGGGTGACCGACCTCGAGACCGTCGTCGATGCGCTTGGCCTGGAACGGTTTCCGCTGCTCGGTGTGTCGCAGGGCGGGGCCGTGGCCGTCGCCTATGCCGCCAAGCACCCCGAGCAGGTGACCCGGCTCGTACTGTGTGGCGCCTACGCACGCGGCCGCGGCGTGCGGGCCGTCAACGACGAGGAGCGCCGTGCGGCCGCGCTCGACCTGGATCTCGCGCGCGTCGGCTGGGGGCGCGACGATCCGGCCTTCCGTCAGGTGTTCGCCGCCCAGTTCCTTCCCGACGGCACCCGAGCCGACTGGGAGGCGTTCGATCACCTGCAACGCCGCACCACCTCGTCCGAGAACGCCGTCCGCTTCCTGTCCGAGTTCGGGCGGATCGACGTCCGCGACCTGGCGCAGGCCGTGCGCTGCCCGACGCTGATCATGCACTCCCGAGAGGACCACCGCGTGCCGATGCGCTACGGCGAGGAACTCGCGGCGCTGATCCCGGACTCGCGCCTCGTCGCGCTGGAGAGCAACAATCACCTGCTCACCGAAACCGAACCCGCCTGGGCCGTCTTCCGCGACGAGGTCGCTGCCTTTCTCGCTGCCGGGTGA
- a CDS encoding ecdysteroid 22-kinase family protein yields the protein MSYVDGVHAPALIERPSDLTAQWLTAVLDAGTVTDFFVERIGTGQMSECYRVRLSYDADAGGPSSVVLKVAAADASSRQTGLAMGLYEREVRFYADVAPTLVGPVAPCFHTAYDPETGIFDLLLADAAPAEVGDEIRGATPEQATTALTQLGLVHGPLLNDESLAGADWLNRESPVNQGLLAALYAGFVERYADQIAVEHREVCDRLVDTFDAYVAAEDAADRPRGLMHGDYRLDNMLFGQAGAARELTVVDWQTVTWGPAFTDVAYFLGCALPVERRRAHYDDLLAAYHAALGPDSGVTLDDVRDGVRRQTFFGVLMAIVSPMLVERTERGDQMFMAMIERHCQHVLDTDALAVLPAPSAPEPLQPSAVDEGPHPPTDEPAWSESWYFDFVDAAQDVGGWIRLGLVPNQGHAWINGLVCGPGMPTVALLDFDAPLPAEHTRVRGDGASLDLDAVDPLRTYRVSLRGRAAAYDDPAALLRGEDGRPVDLEMELEWTTVGVPYQYRLSTRYEIPCVVSGRVTADGRSWRIDGVPGQRDHSWAARDWWSMDWVWSALHLDDGTHVHGLDLRIPGAPPLAAGYVQRDGEPLVELTHVTARETFGADDLPVSTVLDCAPGDLALTVDVRGHAPVRLTATDGRVSRFPRAWATVAAADGRTGVGWIEWNRNPT from the coding sequence GTGTCCTACGTTGACGGGGTGCATGCCCCCGCCCTCATCGAACGCCCGTCCGACCTGACCGCGCAGTGGCTGACCGCCGTCCTCGACGCCGGTACCGTCACCGACTTCTTTGTCGAACGCATCGGCACCGGACAGATGAGCGAGTGCTACCGGGTGCGGCTGAGTTACGACGCCGACGCGGGCGGCCCGTCGTCGGTGGTGCTCAAGGTCGCCGCCGCGGACGCGAGCAGCCGGCAGACGGGGCTGGCGATGGGGCTCTACGAGCGCGAGGTCCGCTTCTACGCCGACGTGGCCCCCACGCTCGTAGGCCCGGTCGCGCCGTGCTTCCACACCGCCTACGACCCCGAGACCGGCATCTTCGACCTGCTGCTCGCCGACGCGGCGCCCGCCGAGGTCGGCGACGAGATCCGCGGCGCCACACCGGAACAGGCCACCACGGCGCTGACCCAGCTCGGGCTCGTCCACGGCCCGCTGCTGAACGACGAGTCGCTGGCCGGCGCGGACTGGCTCAACCGCGAGTCGCCGGTCAACCAGGGCCTGCTGGCCGCGCTGTACGCCGGGTTCGTCGAGCGCTACGCCGACCAGATCGCCGTCGAGCACCGCGAGGTGTGCGACCGGCTCGTCGACACCTTCGACGCCTACGTCGCGGCCGAGGACGCCGCCGACCGGCCGCGCGGCCTGATGCACGGCGACTACCGCCTCGACAACATGCTGTTCGGCCAGGCGGGCGCCGCGCGCGAACTGACCGTCGTGGACTGGCAGACCGTCACCTGGGGACCCGCATTCACCGACGTGGCCTACTTCCTGGGCTGCGCGCTGCCGGTGGAGCGGCGCCGCGCGCACTACGACGATCTGCTCGCCGCCTATCACGCCGCACTCGGCCCGGACTCGGGCGTGACGCTCGACGACGTGCGCGACGGGGTGCGGCGCCAGACGTTCTTCGGCGTGCTCATGGCCATCGTCTCGCCGATGCTCGTCGAGCGGACCGAGCGCGGCGACCAGATGTTCATGGCGATGATCGAGCGGCACTGTCAGCACGTCCTCGACACCGATGCGCTGGCCGTCCTTCCGGCGCCCAGTGCCCCGGAACCGTTGCAGCCCAGCGCCGTCGACGAGGGTCCGCACCCGCCCACCGACGAACCGGCGTGGAGTGAGAGTTGGTACTTCGACTTCGTCGACGCCGCCCAGGACGTCGGCGGCTGGATCCGCCTGGGCCTGGTGCCCAATCAGGGCCACGCCTGGATCAACGGCCTGGTATGCGGGCCGGGAATGCCGACCGTCGCGCTGCTCGACTTCGACGCGCCACTGCCCGCCGAGCACACCCGCGTGCGCGGCGACGGCGCCAGCCTCGACCTCGACGCCGTCGACCCACTGCGCACCTATCGGGTGTCCCTGCGCGGGCGGGCGGCCGCCTACGACGACCCCGCGGCGCTGCTGCGCGGCGAGGACGGCCGGCCCGTCGACCTCGAGATGGAACTCGAGTGGACGACCGTGGGCGTGCCCTACCAGTACCGACTCTCCACGCGGTACGAGATTCCGTGCGTGGTGTCCGGACGCGTCACCGCCGACGGGCGGTCGTGGCGGATCGATGGCGTGCCGGGTCAGCGCGACCACTCCTGGGCGGCGCGCGACTGGTGGAGCATGGATTGGGTGTGGAGCGCGCTGCACCTCGACGACGGCACCCACGTGCACGGACTCGACCTGCGCATCCCGGGCGCGCCGCCGCTCGCCGCGGGGTACGTGCAGCGCGACGGCGAGCCGCTGGTGGAACTCACCCACGTCACGGCGCGCGAGACGTTCGGCGCCGACGACCTCCCGGTGTCGACGGTCCTCGACTGCGCCCCCGGCGATCTCGCTCTCACCGTCGACGTGCGCGGCCACGCGCCGGTGCGGCTCACCGCGACCGACGGGCGGGTCAGCCGGTTCCCGCGCGCCTGGGCGACGGTGGCGGCCGCCGACGGCCGGACCGGCGTCGGGTGGATCGAATGGAACCGCAACCCGACCTGA
- a CDS encoding ABC transporter permease has product MTAPIDAAAAATVARPTPRTAPSQRRWALIRLASPVVLLALWQLGSALGLIPQDVLPAPSLILEAGVDLIRNGQLADALGVSGLRVIEGLLLGGVVGVALGTAVGLSRWCEATIDPPMQMVRALPHLGLIPLFILWFGIGELPKVLLVALGVSFPLYLNTFSAIRQVDPKLFETATVLGFSFRQKFLDIIVPSAAPQILVGFRQSLAIAWLTLIVAEQINADSGIGFLINNARDFLRIDVIIFGLIVYALLGIGTDAVVRILERRALRYRQ; this is encoded by the coding sequence GTGACTGCTCCCATCGACGCCGCCGCCGCTGCCACGGTGGCCCGACCCACCCCGAGAACCGCTCCGTCGCAACGCCGGTGGGCTCTCATCCGGCTCGCGTCACCGGTCGTGCTGCTCGCGCTCTGGCAGCTCGGCAGCGCCCTTGGCCTCATCCCGCAGGACGTCCTGCCCGCGCCGTCACTCATCCTCGAGGCCGGCGTCGACCTGATCCGCAACGGTCAACTGGCCGACGCGCTCGGCGTGTCCGGCCTGCGCGTGATCGAGGGACTGCTCCTCGGCGGCGTCGTCGGTGTCGCGCTCGGCACCGCGGTCGGACTGTCCCGGTGGTGCGAAGCCACCATCGACCCGCCCATGCAGATGGTGCGCGCGCTGCCCCACCTCGGGTTGATCCCGTTGTTCATCCTCTGGTTCGGCATCGGCGAACTGCCCAAGGTGCTGCTCGTCGCGCTGGGCGTCAGCTTTCCGCTGTACCTCAACACCTTCTCGGCGATCCGGCAGGTGGACCCGAAGCTGTTCGAGACCGCCACCGTCCTGGGCTTCTCGTTCCGGCAGAAGTTCCTCGACATCATCGTGCCGAGCGCCGCGCCGCAGATCCTCGTCGGCTTCCGGCAGTCGCTGGCGATCGCGTGGCTGACGCTGATCGTGGCCGAACAGATCAACGCCGACTCGGGGATCGGCTTCCTGATCAACAACGCCCGCGACTTCCTGCGCATCGACGTCATCATCTTCGGGCTGATCGTCTACGCCCTGCTCGGCATCGGCACCGATGCCGTCGTCCGCATCCTCGAACGCCGAGCCCTGAGGTACCGCCAGTGA
- a CDS encoding SCO6745 family protein — translation MTRSPSLARRLFERIEPVHALTYFAPEALDAFTAAGYRGFWMGYFAGRAAPLGEVPADVVAAAFYNFAADHVGRALPAAWTIAAPGVALATREASAVAALNRCGVADSEAVRIAGGLLTKAAHAADGGGRPLFAANRALPWPQEPVAALWHATTLLREQRGDAHVAVLVAEGVGGRECNVLHALADRVPRDFIMLSRKYDEREWAACTEALRARGLVDDDGALTPEGTAFKVHVEDRTDALALPVLDALSDDEVERLFATLTPLTRAVVAAGDIPAATPMGLRREDLDDDSAHLGAR, via the coding sequence ATGACCCGGTCGCCGTCGCTCGCCCGTCGCCTGTTCGAGCGCATCGAACCCGTCCATGCGCTGACCTACTTCGCTCCCGAGGCGCTCGACGCGTTCACCGCCGCCGGCTACCGCGGCTTCTGGATGGGCTACTTCGCGGGCCGGGCGGCGCCGCTCGGCGAGGTGCCCGCGGACGTCGTCGCCGCGGCGTTCTACAACTTCGCCGCCGATCACGTGGGGCGGGCGTTGCCCGCGGCGTGGACGATCGCCGCGCCGGGCGTCGCCCTCGCCACCCGGGAGGCGTCGGCGGTCGCGGCGCTGAACCGTTGCGGCGTTGCCGATTCGGAGGCGGTGCGGATCGCGGGAGGGCTGCTCACCAAGGCCGCGCACGCCGCCGACGGCGGCGGTCGCCCGCTGTTCGCGGCGAACCGCGCGCTGCCGTGGCCGCAGGAGCCGGTGGCCGCGCTTTGGCACGCCACCACGCTGCTGCGCGAGCAACGCGGCGACGCGCACGTGGCGGTTCTGGTCGCCGAGGGCGTCGGCGGCCGGGAGTGCAACGTGCTGCACGCCCTGGCCGACCGGGTACCGCGAGACTTCATCATGCTCAGCCGCAAGTACGACGAGCGGGAGTGGGCGGCCTGCACCGAGGCGCTGCGGGCGCGCGGCCTCGTCGACGACGACGGCGCGCTCACCCCGGAGGGCACCGCCTTCAAGGTTCACGTCGAGGATCGCACCGATGCGCTGGCACTGCCGGTGCTCGACGCCTTGAGCGACGACGAGGTCGAGCGTCTGTTCGCCACCCTCACGCCGCTGACCCGGGCAGTCGTCGCCGCCGGCGACATCCCTGCGGCGACGCCGATGGGGCTGCGCCGCGAGGACCTCGACGACGACAGCGCCCACCTCGGCGCGCGCTGA
- a CDS encoding ABC transporter substrate-binding protein — protein sequence MSTTRRSAALRLAALIAVLGLLAGCVSREQTGGTQTAPSDVPLSELSDLVLHVGDQKGGTEALLRSAGQLEGLPYRVEFSTFTSGPPQIEAATAGKIDFAITGNTPPIFGAAANAKVKVVSTYDGGGVGDQILVHDDAPLRTVADLRGKSIALAKGSSAHGHVLVQLDRAGLTPADVKLVFLQPADALTAFTQRRVDAWAVWDPYTAQTEKEVPVRSVASATGVTNGAGFGVASDEALSDPRRNTALGDLLVRYAKAVRWAKDNPDDWAAKYATEVSLPPDVAALAQGRSLRLPADLSDELIATEQEMTDLFAESGQIAGAPRFADFVDRRFSERLTPFYVDRG from the coding sequence GTGTCCACGACCCGGCGGTCGGCTGCGTTGCGGCTGGCCGCACTCATCGCCGTGCTCGGCCTCCTCGCCGGCTGTGTCTCGCGCGAGCAGACCGGCGGCACCCAGACGGCGCCGTCGGACGTTCCGCTCTCCGAGCTGTCCGACCTCGTCCTGCACGTCGGCGACCAGAAGGGCGGCACCGAGGCCCTGCTGCGCTCGGCCGGCCAGCTCGAGGGGCTGCCGTACCGCGTCGAGTTCTCCACCTTCACCTCGGGGCCGCCCCAGATCGAAGCGGCGACCGCCGGCAAGATCGACTTCGCCATCACCGGCAACACCCCGCCGATCTTCGGTGCGGCCGCCAACGCCAAGGTGAAGGTCGTCTCCACCTACGACGGGGGCGGTGTCGGCGATCAGATCCTGGTGCACGACGACGCGCCGCTGCGCACCGTCGCCGACCTGCGCGGCAAGAGCATCGCGCTGGCCAAGGGCAGCTCGGCGCACGGCCATGTGCTCGTTCAGCTCGACCGGGCAGGCCTCACCCCGGCCGACGTGAAGCTCGTCTTCCTGCAACCCGCCGACGCGCTCACCGCCTTCACGCAGCGCCGTGTCGACGCCTGGGCGGTGTGGGATCCCTACACCGCGCAGACCGAGAAGGAGGTCCCCGTGCGCAGCGTCGCCAGCGCCACCGGCGTCACCAACGGCGCCGGCTTCGGGGTGGCGTCCGACGAGGCGCTGAGCGACCCGCGGCGCAACACCGCACTCGGCGATCTACTGGTGCGCTACGCCAAGGCCGTCCGGTGGGCGAAGGACAACCCCGACGACTGGGCCGCCAAGTACGCCACGGAGGTCTCCCTTCCGCCGGACGTCGCGGCGCTCGCGCAGGGCCGCAGCCTGCGCCTGCCCGCCGACCTCTCCGACGAACTGATCGCCACCGAACAGGAGATGACGGACCTGTTCGCCGAGTCCGGGCAGATCGCCGGCGCGCCGCGCTTCGCCGACTTCGTCGACCGGCGCTTCTCCGAGCGCCTGACGCCGTTCTACGTCGACCGCGGATAG
- a CDS encoding YnfA family protein, with protein MVAKSIALFLAAALLEIGGAWLVWQGVREHRGWPWIGVGVLALGAYGFVAAFQPDAHFGRVLAAYGGVFIAGSLLWGMVADGFRPDRWDLAGAVVALAGVGLIMYAPR; from the coding sequence ATGGTGGCCAAGTCGATAGCCCTGTTCCTCGCTGCCGCGCTGCTGGAGATCGGTGGGGCGTGGCTGGTGTGGCAGGGCGTGCGCGAGCACCGCGGGTGGCCGTGGATCGGCGTCGGCGTGCTGGCGCTCGGCGCCTACGGGTTCGTGGCGGCCTTCCAGCCGGACGCCCACTTCGGTCGGGTACTGGCGGCCTACGGCGGCGTCTTCATCGCCGGATCGCTGCTGTGGGGCATGGTCGCCGACGGCTTCCGCCCCGACCGCTGGGACCTCGCGGGCGCCGTCGTGGCGCTGGCCGGCGTCGGTCTTATCATGTACGCGCCGCGCTGA